From the Thermosynechococcus sp. genome, the window TCACCTCACAGGAAAAGCGTGCTGGAAAATTGGCCGCGGCAGCGACTGTGACATTATTATTCATGATCCCTATATTTCCCGACATCAGGCAACCATTGAACTGCGGCCTCGGGGCAGTGCAGTGGTGTACCTCATCCGTGACAACAATAGTCGCAATGGTACACTGGTGAACGGCACTCCTCTATCGGATGAGCGGGTATTACACCATGGGGACATTATCATGATGGGGGACACAGATCTCACATTTCGCTATACGAGTCCGACGCCGTCAGTCACGTCGAATGTGTTGCAGCGCTCTTGAGAAACGACTTGTCACCCCTTGATGAATTTTTGTGGGCGATTTTAGGCCTTCTCCTAACCGTTGCCGGAACGTTCATGGAAGCCGCGATCGCCCTCCCCAACTTCTTTAACGCGGAGGGGCGATTTGCTTTACCCACCTCCTGGGCAGCGGTGCCAGTGCACCCGTTACCGGTCTCCTACCAGGTGGCCGCTGTGCTCTTTGTCGGCTGTATGGGGGGACGGCAAGCCGCCGCTCTCTCACAGGTGGCCTATTTGATTCTGGGGCTGAGTGGGTTTCAGGTTTTTTCTCAAGGGGGCGGCCTAGACTATTGGCGTGAACCGACCTTCGGGTACCTCTTGGGTTTTGTGCCGGGGGCCTGGGTCTGTGGTTGGCTGGCCTTTCGCCCCCAAAAACGGGTCAGTTTAGAATGGCTTGCCTTGAGCAGCCTAGGGGGACTGGTGCTCATTCATGTCTGCGGTGCCCTCTACCTCAGTGCTCTGGCTCTTGCAGGGCAGTTGAGTCACCCCTTGGTGGAGCTACTAGAGCAGTATTCGCTTTTTGCCTTGCCGGGGCAGTTGGTGATTGTCTGCTTGGTGGCGGCAGTCGCGCGGGTGCTGCGCTTGATTTTGCTGTACTAGGGGGCGCTGTTGCCCTCAATTAACCCTTCGGCCTCGAGGGCGAGCGATCGCAGGCGGTCTAACATCTGCGGATCAGGTGCCTCCCAAATTTGGCGTTGGGCAGCTTCCAGGAGTCGCTCAGCCATGTCCCGCAGTGCCCAAGGATTATGGTGTGCCACAAAGGCTTGCATTTCGCTATCCAGCAAATAGGTCTGGGCAATGCCTGTAAACACATAATCGGGTACACAGCGAGCCGTCGCGGCATAGCCAAAGAGATAATCTACCGTGGCCGCCATTTCGAAGGCGCCTTTGTAGCCATGGCGCTTGATGCCTGCTAGCCATTTGGGATTAATGACACGGGAGCGATAGACCCGCAGCAGTTCCTCTTGCAGCGTGCGAATTTTTGGCTGCTCTGGCCGTGAGTGATCGCCAAAGTAAACCGTGGGCTGCTGCCCGGATCGCGATCGCACCGCAACGGTCAAGCCCCCTTGAAACTGGTAATAATCATCGGAATCCAACAGATCGTGCTCGCGGTTATCTTGGTTTTGCAGCACCACTTGCAGTTGACTGAGTCGCTGCTCTAGGGCTTCCGCGGCATTGTGGCTGTGGGCTTCCCCAGTGTAGGCATAGCTACTCCAGTGGATGTAGGCGCGGGCAAGATCCTCATCCCCCTGCCAGTTTTGGGCTTCGATGAGTCCCTGGAGTCCGGCACCATAGGCACCAGGTTTGGAACCAAAGATGCGAAAGCGTGCCCGTTCCCGAGCTTGATCCAAGGA encodes:
- a CDS encoding FHA domain-containing protein, yielding MTRFPDVDKQAWLIVRSQGMVVGKYHLTGKACWKIGRGSDCDIIIHDPYISRHQATIELRPRGSAVVYLIRDNNSRNGTLVNGTPLSDERVLHHGDIIMMGDTDLTFRYTSPTPSVTSNVLQRS
- a CDS encoding biotin transporter BioY; its protein translation is MRNDLSPLDEFLWAILGLLLTVAGTFMEAAIALPNFFNAEGRFALPTSWAAVPVHPLPVSYQVAAVLFVGCMGGRQAAALSQVAYLILGLSGFQVFSQGGGLDYWREPTFGYLLGFVPGAWVCGWLAFRPQKRVSLEWLALSSLGGLVLIHVCGALYLSALALAGQLSHPLVELLEQYSLFALPGQLVIVCLVAAVARVLRLILLY